The Butyrivibrio proteoclasticus B316 genome segment GTCACGGTTTCTCTGGATATCATCCGCATCAAGCACAACATCGGGATTGTTTACAATGTCAAAATCTGACTTGGCATTCTCGATTTGCTCAAGCTTATATGCATTTAAGATACCTGTTGAATTCACCTTTTCATCAAGCTTGTAGGTTCCATTTGTCCATGGATCAGCAACCTGTTCAACAGTCTCATCTTCTCTTACTTCCATCCACTGGATAACGATAGCAACACGATTTGTGGTTGCATTTACAGTAATCTGTGTATTTCCATCTGAACGTTTTGTTACTGCAGCAGATACAATGTTTGCAGCTTCATCCATTGCTGTGATTTTTGTTATCTGATAATCACCACGAGATGAAGGAACCGCAAATACAGCCATATCTCCGATCGGATACACTTCGCTTGCAAACAAGTTTCCCTGATTATCCTTTATGGTAATAAGACATCCTGCTTCATAAGAAGTTGTTATAAGGCAGTCGGATGTAATACCACTGATAATAGTCTGCTGGTAAAGTGTTCCTGTTGCTCTATCTACATATAAGCTTTTTCTCTGAACGGCACCAGCATCACTTATGATGTAATCAGACAAAACCTGGCTTCCTACTACATAAGGAGCCTTAATGACAACAGGCTGACCTGCAGCATAACTTACAAAGTTCTGACCATCAATTGATACTTTAAATGACTCTGTAGATGAGCCATAGGTTGTTACCGTTACATCACCAGGAGTAACTTTCCCATTAAGGCCTGAAAAATCCTCGCCAGTTGTAGCATTATGGATCCACGCCTTTTCTGCAATACTATATGTATTTACATCAAGAGTCTGGCTTGATGAACCTGCGTTTTGCAGTGTCCATTCGCCGCCATAAAGACTATTTATGGCAATATCGCATGAAGGCATTATAAATGTCATGACAAACTTATTAACTGTTTCATCATAAGTAATGCCAGGATATCTGATAATGCTGCTGTCATAACTAAATCCCTTAAAGGCCTGCCCACCATTTGTCGCATCTGCCTTAAGTTCAACCTTTGAACCAGGAGTATAGCCTTCGGTTATCTCTCCATCAAAAGTAATGGAGAAAGATGTACTAACATTCACTGTAGCATTTACATCAAGCTTTGTACCTGCATAAATACCCACAAGTACAACAACCATCATAAGGCACGCCAGAATTTTCTGAAATGAAAACGATTTTGACATATGCCACCTCTTTCTTAAGGAGTAACGATGATGAACTGGTTACCATTTCCACCATCTGTACGCGCTGTGATCTTTGCTTTTACGCTGTTTTCCTGATTCTGGTTAATAACCTCTTTGATGTTCTCAATCTGGTTATTGATGTCAGTCTGGTTATTGATGATTGTCTTGTTAGTCTCATCAATCTTTGAATTGATTGTGTTGTAATTATTGTTAATAGTAGTGTTAGCGTTTGAAAGAGACTGATTGAGCTCAGAGATCTGTTTTAAAAGGTTTGCGATCTTTGTGTTGTACTCTTCAGAAGTCTTTGCGCTGCCCTTTAAAATCTCTTCGATCTGCTTTGCGAGGTTTGCATCGATCTTTTTAAGGTTGGCGATCTGCTCCTCATAACTCTTCTGCACATTGGTGATTGAGTTCTTAATGTTGTCGATCTTTGTATTTGACTGATTGATAATAGATGAAAGCTCAGAGATATTTGTGTTATTTTCCTCAAGCTGCTGAAGTGTCTCGTTAAGATAAGACTCAAGGGCCTTCATTACCAGAAGCTGAATCTCATTACTGATAAGATCCTTATCAATATTATTATTGATAAGTGCATTCTGGATAGCCTGGTCAATCTTTGATTTAAGCTCGTCAACTGCGAGTGTTGATAATCCCTTATATACATCATCATTAAGACTTTCATTTAACACAGACATAACTTCCTGCATAAGTGCATCAATCTCTTCCTGTGTAAGGGCGTTTCCATTTAAGTCACCCTCCCCGGTGATACCATCGATATCAGCCAGATATTTTGTCTCCATATAAGAAGTTACACTGTCTGCGATAGAGTTTTCGAGTCTTGCTCTCTGATCTGCAATATCTGCACTAATCTGATGAAGTTCAACAACTGCTGTGCCAACTGCTGTCAGGAACAAAATAAGAGCAACCACAAGTGCGATTCTGAAAGTCTTCTTGTCAACTTTCTTATTAACATCGCCTTTCTTTTTGGTCTTGATAATCATAACTTACCTCCTGCTTATGAATAACATTAAAAATTTAAACCTTTTATATTATGGTACAATCAAAAATAATTATTATTCTGTAATCAAGAGGCTGTTTTATGATTAAATTTTATTGCTGCACGGCTTTATAATTATATGCAAAACTTATTATTTCTTTTGTAGAACTACTATACCCAAAACACACCGGAATCTCATAAAGCTTATTGAGTTCAATGTCCTTTTCCTGCAAAAATGAAGCAAGGTCTTTCATATCGTCTCCAGAGTGGAATTTTATCTTTAATGTACCATTAAGATATACGACATTATCTTGTTCAAATTGAGCATAGGGAACAAAGTCTGCTTCCATCTGGGCAGCGTGGGTAACTATGGCATTTGCTAAAAATTCAGGAAACTGCCCTTCTTTAAAATGATATGCCCCAAATTCTACCTGAAGTGCCGGAGCGTTTCTTAATACATTTTCAGAATATGGGCCATAACCTGATGCTACTTGCCTGTATCCAAGGTCAAAAACCGTATCGGTCCATTTCTGCACAACGCTTGCAATATCAGCGTCATATTCTTTATTGCCATACTCCGTATCATAATTTTTCTTTTCGCTTGTCTGCTGGCCTTCTATTACAACATTTGAAAGGGTCACTGTTTCGTTCTTTTCCTCTTCAACATCCTCGGCCACCTGCTCTATTACAGGGGCATCCTCAATGCTAAATGGCTGTCCAAACACATATACTGCTCCTCCAACCGAAAAGCAAAGGATTGCCAGACCCAAAAGTATAAAATCAACAGGACTCTTTTTCATAACTAAATACCCCTTTCATAAAAAATATCCCGCCCTGCCATTACGGCAAGGCGGGGCCTTAAAACCTCAAATTTTCATTTTACTTCACAGTCGATCTTTGTATTATCGCCTGCAATATACTGAACCTTCCATTCGCCAGCTTCGGCGTTTTCAATAGTGTATGTCGCAACAAGACCATTTTCTTTGTACTTTACTCCGTCACTATTTTTTATCTTCTTAATTCCGGATGGAGAGGTAAATACTACGTTTACAATCTTAGTGTCAAATGTGAATTCAACCGTAAGATCACCTTCTTCATGCTCGCCCAGCTTTACTTCTTCAAGTCCGTTTGAATCTTTGCTCATATTAGAAGTTACTTCTGTTTTATCTGCATCATCGGATGTTTCAGCACTGCTTTCATCGCTGCTCTCATCGGAATACTCATTTTCTCCCATTACCGAGCTATTGTCGCCCTCATTTCTATCAAGGTAGTTCCAATATACATGGCCAAGAGATTCTCCGGTAATCTTGATCTTGTATTCGCCGGCAGGAATGCTTCCGAGAGCAAGGTCAACTTCACCATACTGTTCACTAAGTACTGAATCAGGGCTCTTATATACTCCCTTATTGTCTCTTGCATTTGTAGCAACTGTCTTTCCTTCAGGTCCGATAACCGTAAATACTCCGGTATGCCCAAGTTCATCCCATGTCATCTTAAATACAGCATCGGACATGTTCTCGGGAACATATACATTCATTGTCGATGCATTTGTTCCATTTTTTACAATCATGTTCGTGCTTGAACCTGCATATGCTGTACTGATCGTAAATGTTCTTGCGTACATTCCCTTGATGTCTACAGTCCATGTGCCGGTGTCGGGATTATCGATAGTAGCATTTAATGTATTTGCAGCCTGCTCAGCTTCTGTCTCTGCAGATACATCTGCCATATCTGCAAGGGATGATGCAATTCCTCCCTGCATTACTGCTCCAAGCTTTGTCATTGAATAAACCTGACCACTTGGAGATGTTAGTGTCGCTGTAGGAACAGCTGCCCCTGGAATAAGAGCACCATCTGAAGCTGAAACAACCTCATATTCGCCATCCCCATCTGAATCGGTATACGTCATGGCTTCTGAATAGGCAACCGAGATGCTCATATTCTTCTGCTGGTTATCAATAGTTACCTTGTAATGGTAAGTAAATGGCTCATCCATCTCTTCAACAGGTTCGCCCACGTCACTTGCATCAACAGTATTCTTGTTTGTTTCAGATGTTGTGGATGCAGGAGCAGGGTTAGTTATAATGTTTCCGTTTTTGTCCTTGCCCATGAAATATGCTGTATTGTATTCAACATCATTTGTACCATAAGCCTTATATCCGTTAACATATCTGAAAAGACCCATGCCATTGATATAATAATAACCTGACCACATGTAATCGGGTATATTGATGATTGCATATCCGGTACTATCAAGCTCATAATCTTTAAGGTCATAAAGCTCAAAAGAGCCAAACATGTGAACATCTGCCATTACCTGTCCGCCCACAGGAGTGGTGCCAATATAAGCATCAACGGTATATTCTGTTCCCATGGTAAGTCCAGTCACTGTTCCTACTGATGAAACATTGCTTCCAGTAATAGGAACTCCGTTGATCTTATCAATAACAAGAGAAGCATCCTGTTGAAGCTGCAGATTCCTCACAGCGCTGCAGCCAGGATAGAAATTCTGTTCAATGACAGCTGTTCTGTATTTTGTGCCATCAGGATTTGAAAGCCTTGTAAGTCCGATTGACCACCCAAGATCAGAAAATCTCTCGAGATAATAGTCAGTAGGAGTTCCGCTTACAGAGCCATCAGCATTAGGATTGTTAAAATCAGATGATTTATATATCAGCTGAGTATCCCTGTATAAAGTCGGAATCTGTTCATGATCAGGTCCAAACATAAGGAGTCTGTCATCTGGAGCAGCCTGTGTAGCTATGCTCGCAATGTCTTTTGTTGCCCTTAATGTACCAGGAGCAACCTTATAAAATACATCCCCGTCTTTGATGTAATAATTTCCGCCTTCGAGCTGATCTATAGTAAGGGCCTGAAGTGAGTAATCAATAACAGCGGCTTCAAGCGCCTTCTGTCTTTCAACTTTTTTTATATAGCTTAAAATGCCGACTATTGCAGCTATTATTGCCACCACTCCTATGCCGCCACCTATTGCAATCTTTTTATGGTTTTTTGCCCAATCAATAATGTCTGACGGATCCGGAATATTAGGCTTTCTGATGTTAAAATCAAAGTGTTTCTTCATAATTAAAATCCTTTCAGTTGTTGTAGGCGGAAACCCACTTGCTTTAGCAGGTGGGAGGAGCCTTGTAAGCTGTTATACACAATATATGTGCTATAATATACTTAGCAACAGGTTCCAAGAGAAAACCATTAGGTGTGTTGCTCACCAAAGGCACTCTTTGTACATTGGTAAGTATATATGAGGTTGTAATACATAAATCTTGGTATTACGTAAAATATACTCAAGCTTTAGCGTTTTCTGTACGGCATGGGAATATATTTATCCGTGAGGTTAATATACAGAGTACCTGATACAGTTGCAGATGAGCATATCTTGTCTACAAGGGGTGCTGTCAATCACCCTATGATGCATCACCACGGAAGTCACACCGCTAAAATGTAGGAGTCTTAGACGTACTACAGGGTAGATGCAAGCCACGTACCTTTATGTGCGTGGTAGTTGACATATTACCTCACTTAATTTGTCACTATGATATTATGGAATACACAAAGAGCCACATAATATACATCTATAGCTATTCCAACGATAACCTCTTAAAATTAAATTAATTTTTTCTGCACAAATATCTTTGTTCAAAATGCGCATGATATAATTTTGCATATAAAATTTTTGTTCATAATGTATCCATAATATAAGTTAAATAAATATGGAGGAGAATAATTATGTCTGATTTGAATGATTTGTCTTTAAGAAACAGACTTCCGCAGAATGTAACATGCGAGATGGATGCAAGGGAGGTGGCAAAGGATATTGTAAAGGTGGAAATCCCGGAATATCCTACTTTATCTGACAACGCAAAGAAATGCGTAAAACATCTTACAGTAGGCATTCTGTGCGCATTTTTGGATAACTGCGAACCAGAAGAAAGAACCCTTGCAACTATGTATGACTGGATCCTAAAGAACAAGTATCTTAAGGTTGAGCGAGAAAATAATCAGGATCTTGAGATCCTCGACTTTGCATACATAGATGATATCAATAGCGCAAAGTTTCACTTGTGCGACAATCTCATGAAGTACAAAGCTTTGCAGTAAATAGTTACTATACAAAGAATTTGTAATGGCCTCTGCTATGCGGAGGCTATTTTTATGTCACATAACTTGATAACACCATAAAAATAAGGCTAACCCTTGCATGAATTAGCCTTTTTTATTCTGCTTTCGCAAATTATGGAATGCTAATACTTCTGCATAAAATTACATCCGTAAAAATGCACGTTTTATAGCCGCCGGCTCATTTTAACGTTTTCTTTAGATTATATATGTATAAATTTTTCTAAAATATCCATAATATAATAGCAACTTTTGTTTTGTATTAGAAAATGGTTTTATTATGCATGATTTTTCGCAGGCCTGCAGAGTTAAAAAGCTGGCCACGTACAACTTCAATAAGTACCTGATCACACCGGATGAATTCGTTGAGGACTTTTACCCTCATGATGAAATCATGAAACAGGTTGATGAGCTGTTTACATCACAGCGTGACCAAATGGATTTCATCATACCGCTACTGCACTATGAGCCAATACATACCACCCTGGCAACTCATATGTACAACGTAGCTTCTGTGGCGTTCTTTATAGCTGAGCAGATGGGATATTCTGAGAAGCAGATAAAGGAAATCACTTTGGCTGGAGCGCTTCATGATATCGGGAAAAAATTTATCAGCACAGATGTACTTGATAAGACTTCTAAATTAAGCCCAGCTGAGATTTATGCGATACATACTCATCCAAAGCTCGGAGAGTTCTTTGTTAAAGAGCATTATCCTAAAATGTCTGATGATGTTTTGCAGGCAATTCTGATGCATCATGAAAAATTGGATGGAAATGGTTATTATCAGGTTAAAAACGAGAACATAACCTCCTATGCGCGTCTGATAAGTGTTGCTGATATCTTTTGTGCGATCACAGAGACCAGGACATACCATGCAGCACATTCTTTTGAAGAAGGGCTTTCAATTCTCACAAATGAGCAAGGCATAGACACACAGTACATTGCTCCCATCAAGGATCAGATCAATTTATCAATTGCAATCTAAAAAGCACACCACTGGCGTGCTTTTATTTTGTCGTAATCACAAATAAAGTAATATCGTAGAATATCCATAATAAATACATGGAGGAACCACTGATGTTTAAACGCAGAGTGATAATAGTAGATGACTGTCCGTTCTGTAGCAGTCCTAAAACCGGTTATATTATTGCATCGACAAAAACTGATCCGCGCATATGTCGCAGATATTTGCGTTATGGAGAATACGTTCGTCTCCAACAATATGCAAATGATGACAGGAACTGTTTTTGCTTGGATTGTAATGCTGAATGGCATCAGAAATTATATTCAAAAAAGTTATCTTTTATTGAGCTTTGTGAGCTCAAAGAACGCAAAGGTATTGAACAGGCTTTATTGGAGCCTGAACCTATCGTGATAAAGCCTAATAAAAAGAAGAGAAAAAAGAAAGACAATAAAATAATAAAGGCTTTTGTTAAGACCATGATATATGATCCCACGATTGGCACAGCCAAAGATATCCTGCACATAGGGCAAACAGAACAAACCAAAGTGCAAGATAAAGAACCACAGGATTTCAAAGAGCTGTATAGAGAAGTGTTTGGGGCCGAGCCAGTCATGAAGCAGCTTGAAGTAGACAGTGATTTTGAAGAATTTGACGACTAATATCGTATTACTACATACCATTAATATTTATACCCCTTGCTCGATAATCGAACAAGGGGTACTATTTTACATTATTTGTATAAGGCGCCACTTGTAGTAGCAATGGTTGTATACGTTCCGTCGCTCTGCCATTCACCCAAAGAACTATTACTGTATTTACTGGTATCAAGACCATATCCGTACATTGTTCCGTCTTCAGCCTCTAAAACAAACGGCCTTCCTTTAACGGCATGTAGTTCTTGGCCATCTAAGTTCTCAAGGAAATACTGTCTTTCACAGATGCAGGTAGTCATCTTATGTTCATTGTCCAGATCTACGGTCACAACATTGTCAGTATCAGACCATTTAGTAACTGGCGTGTAGATAGATTTTACAACAATATCTACAGTATCGGCAGGTTTCTCTGTTGCCGGATCTATATAAGCCTCTTCTCTATCATCAATGATAGAGTAATTGATAGAATCATTTTTACCCAGGTTGTATTTAATCTGCCACTGTCCTTTTTCAGCATTATGTATACGGTATGTAGCCCATGTCATGCCTGATTCATTATCGCCTTCCGCCCATTCAAGGCTGCCATTTTGCCCTTTATAATCAAAGCTGTTTTTCTCAAGGATTTGTCCTGATGGCGAGATAAATGCCACATCTACAATTTCAACGGGAAAATCGAAGTTGACAGCAAGGTCTCCTTGCTGTTGCCAGTTTATAAAATCTGCGGTTTTATATCCGTCAGAATCTACCTTTAATTCATTCGCGCCATCTGATGAGCTGGATATATTTTCAGCATTTTCTTCTATATTTTCTGTATTTGCAAGCTGCTCTGTACTTGAAAAATCCGCTTCTGGCGCTTCGATTTGCCACTGTGAATCTGCATTAAGCCAGTTTTCTTCTTTTTGACCACAAGCTGAGCATATCAGCATAATGCCTAGTGTCATTAGCGATATTTTTGATTTCATTCGATTTATCCTTTATAAATAACGCACGAGAAAACCCTTTCCGATGAAATCGGTTGTGGGATGAATCGCCTTTACGCAAACACATGTTTGCGCTAGAATATATAGCATATCGGAACCTTGAAAACTGTATATATGGAGTTGTGCCATGAATCTAATAAGCTAAGAACCTATGGCACGTAAAATATACAAGGTGTTTAGTTCCCAAGCGCCAAAAGCGCATATATAACACTGAAAGTATACCGAAGGGATTTTCCGACGGAGTAGTGGCGCCGTGAACGTGCCTTACTATATCACTTTGGTATTGTAGAAACCATTTCCGATGTCATCGGTCATGGTAGTTCATTCGTATGTAATAAATGCAGATACAATCTTTTCATTGGCTGTCTTGGTCGAAAGATCCTGAGTCGTTCTTACAATCTGCCCCTCTGATTTTCCGCAATTGATGTGCCACACAGTAACTGTATTATCACATCTAACAACCTGTCCTAAATAATCTCCATAAAGTCTATTTCCACAGCTAGTACAACTACCAACCCAGAAATGGTTCTGATCAAGCTGGCCATCCCCATCTGTATCGAAATAATAGCCTCCCCAATCTTCTCCAGTAATAGCGCCGGAACCACCGCAGGCTTTTGTTTCGGACCTTCCGTAGCATCCTCCTCCTCTGGAAGAGCTTCCTGTATGTACATGCCCCATATTATATTCTATTTTTGCAGGAATATCGGGCACATTGGTCGCAATTTTAGCTTTCGAATAATATCCTGCTTCGAGGTCTATTGTGGATTTGTTTTTTGTAAGGACTGTCTCAATAGAACCTTTATTTACTACGCCATTACTTACAGTTATAGGATTCTCATAATAACCAGCAGGAAGTGTAATGGATTCATTAATGCCAAGCACTATCTTGCCATTGGAGTTAACACTTGGATTTGAGCCATTTGTCGCTGTTGAATACTGTCCTTTTTTAGCAGTGCCCTCTTTTGACTTATCAGAGGTACTCATTGAGGCTGCATCGTAATTAGCCTCAACTTTAAGAACAGTGTTACTTCTATCTGTTACTGAATTCTCAACTGTTATTGGCTTTGAATAATAACCTGCCGGGAATGTAACAGCAGACTTAGCTCCAAGATACAGATATGAATTTACATTATCAAGTACGGAGATATCATAATCTCCATCAGCAAAAGTCTTTGTTATGTTTCCGTTAGCGGCAGCCTCTCCCTTCGAACCAACAAGACCACTTACAGTAACCTTGTCATTACGTGTTCTGTTAATGACACCGTTAGAGATTGTTACCTGTTTGTTGTAATAACCAGCAGGTAAAGTAACGGAATCATTAGCGCCAAGAACAAGCGATGATTTTGTCTCTGTGAGCTTTCCAGCATTAGAGGAATACTCGGATGTCTCTGTCTGTGTTCCAAAGCTTGCGCTGGTTGTAGTTGGGTTATAATCATCAAGTGTGAGCGTACTTGTTCTGCCGCTAAGGTCCGCTGTTGTCTGATCGGGAGCCTGAGATTCAGACTGTTTTTCTCTGGTTGAATTTCCTGTCTTAAGGGTGTCGTTTTCTGTATAGTAAGCCTGTCCTGAAAGCTGATTGCTTGACCATCCATTATGGAGCACATCTACAAGAGTACCGTTCTGTTGTACACCGGGAGCTTTCTTTGTGGAAGAACCATTATAGATTGTCTTAGCATACAGAGATGAGAATGACCTGTTTTCAACTACCATAGTAGGATCAGCTGTGCCCAGTGCTCCAATAGGTTCGATAGACTCTGGCTCTGGGTTACCTTCCTCATCTGTAACTACATCACCGTTCTCATCTTTCTTATATGTAACGACTACATATGTAGCCATATCATCAGACCACTCAAGTGACTTTCCAGAAAGACCGGCAAGCTGTTTCTGGATCTGAAGGATCGCTGCATAGTTCTGTCTAATATCATCTGCATCGATGATGACAGTATTTTCTGCACTGTCGGTTCCATTAAATACACCGGTTGATCTAACGCCATCTGCAGCGACAGCCTCGATGCTTGTTGTTGCCATCATTAGAGTCGTTAATGCCGCAGATAAAACTCTACGGTATTTACGTAAAGGGTTCATTTCTCGTATTACCTCCATAGATAAATCCAATATAATTTTTTATTGTCTTTTCTAATATGGATAAATTCAAAAAAAAATATTTACATCTTAAAAGGCTATTAAAATAAAAGTGCCCCTCAGGATATTCCAAGCAGCACTTTTTATTGTTCTTCTATTTAATCATATATAATCTCTACTTTTGTAAGTTCGCCGTTTTCTCTATCACAAGTACGAACATATACAGGATTTATATTTTTCGGAGAATTACCGCAGTCATATCCCCCACAAGTATGCCACTTGCCCGTCCAGTCACTTCCTGAACTCTGCGTCCAACAATCCATAAACTCACCGCACTTAGAACATTTCCAAACATAACGAAACCACCCATCGCCAGAGCCGGATTCGCCCCAATCTATTTTAATTTCTCCTCTTCTTAATTGACAGCTAGAAGTATGCTGATGGCCAGTGTATTGTAGCTTAGTAAAACAACCGCCCGAATTAGCTGCCTGATAATTATCTGCATACTGTCCGGAAACAGAGTTTTGAGCAAGACTATCATTTATAACTTCCTCTGTAGATGATGTAAGGCTATGTACATGATGATGATACTCAATTGTTCCAGGGATAGAAGTATAATCTGTTGATACGGTGAATGCATCGTAATATCCGGCTGGAAAGTTTACTGTTTTGTTGCGGCTTGTAAGAACTGTACTAGGGGCGCCATGATTTGGCATGTTTCCCGTTACCAAAAGTCCATTTACCCAAGCTGTTTTACCGCTAAGGATATCTCCGGCAGTAGATGTCGCCGCTGTCTGTGATGCAAGACTGTTAGCAGAGATTGTAACACCAGAGTAGTAACCTGCAGCAAGCGTTTGGGATTTTCCTGCATTTAGCGCCTTTGTGACGCTTCCCCTATTTACTACGCCATTACTCACCGTCAAAGGATTCTCGTAATAACCCGCAGGAAGAGTAATTGTTTCGTTGATACCAAGAACAGCCTTGCCATTGGAGTTAACGCTTGGATTTGAGCCATTTGTCGCTGTTGAATACTGTCCTTTTTTAGCGGTGCCCTCTTTTGACTTATCAGAGGTACTCATTGATGCCGCATCATAATTAGCCTCAACTTTAAGAACAGTGTTACTTCTATCTGTTACTGAATTCTCAACTGTGATCGGCTTTGAGTAATAACCAGCCGGGAATGTAACAGCAGACTTAGCTCCAAGATATAGATATGAATTTACATTATCAAGTGCGGAGATATCATAATCTCCATCAGCAAAAGTCTTTGTTATGTTCCCGTTAGCAGCAGCCTCTCCCTTCGAACCAACAAGACCACTTACAGTAACCTTGTCATTACGCGTTCTGTTAATGACACCGTTAGAGATTGTTACCTGTTTGTTGTAATATCCAGCAGGTAAAGTAACGGAATCATTAGCGCCAAGAACAAGCGATGACTTTGTCTCTGTGAGTTTTCCGGCATTAGAGGAATACTCGGATGTCTCTGTCTGTGTTCCAAAACTTGCGCTGGTTGTAGTTGGGTTATAATCATCAAGTGCAAGTATGTTTGTTCTGCTGCTAAGGTCCGCTGTTGTCTCATCGGGAGCTTGAGATTCAGACTGTTTTTCTCTGGTTGAGCCGCCAGTCTTAAGTGTGTCATTTAATGTGTAATAATATTGGCCATTAAGCTGATTAGTGGTCCATCCATTATGGAGCACATCTACAAGAGTACCGTTCTGCTGTACCCCGGGAGCTTTCTTTGTGGAAGAACCATTATAGATTGTCTTAGCATACAGAGATGAGAATGACCTGTTTTCAACTACCATAGTAGGATCAGCTGTGCCTAGTGCTCCTATAGGTTCGATAGACTCTGGCTCTGGGTTACCTTCCTCATCTGTAACTATATCACCGTTCTCATCTTTCTTATATGTAACGACTACATATGTAGCCATATCATCAGACCACTCAAGTGACTTTCCGGAAAGACCGGCAAGCTGTTTCTTTATCTGAAGGATCGCTGCATAGTTCTGTCTGATATCATCTGCATCGATGATGACAGTATTTTCTGCACTGTCGGTTCCATTAAATACACCGGTTGATCTAATGCCATCTGCAGCAACAACATCGATGCTTATTGTTGCCATCATTAGAGTCGTTAATGCCGCAGAT includes the following:
- a CDS encoding HD-GYP domain-containing protein; translated protein: MHDFSQACRVKKLATYNFNKYLITPDEFVEDFYPHDEIMKQVDELFTSQRDQMDFIIPLLHYEPIHTTLATHMYNVASVAFFIAEQMGYSEKQIKEITLAGALHDIGKKFISTDVLDKTSKLSPAEIYAIHTHPKLGEFFVKEHYPKMSDDVLQAILMHHEKLDGNGYYQVKNENITSYARLISVADIFCAITETRTYHAAHSFEEGLSILTNEQGIDTQYIAPIKDQINLSIAI
- a CDS encoding autotransporter outer membrane beta-barrel domain-containing protein, whose translation is MNPFRKYRRALSAALTTLMMATISIDVVAADGIRSTGVFNGTDSAENTVIIDADDIRQNYAAILQIKKQLAGLSGKSLEWSDDMATYVVVTYKKDENGDIVTDEEGNPEPESIEPIGALGTADPTMVVENRSFSSLYAKTIYNGSSTKKAPGVQQNGTLVDVLHNGWTTNQLNGQYYYTLNDTLKTGGSTREKQSESQAPDETTADLSSRTNILALDDYNPTTTSASFGTQTETSEYSSNAGKLTETKSSLVLGANDSVTLPAGYYNKQVTISNGVINRTRNDKVTVSGLVGSKGEAAANGNITKTFADGDYDISALDNVNSYLYLGAKSAVTFPAGYYSKPITVENSVTDRSNTVLKVEANYDAASMSTSDKSKEGTAKKGQYSTATNGSNPSVNSNGKAVLGINETITLPAGYYENPLTVSNGVVNRGSVTKALNAGKSQTLAAGYYSGVTISANSLASQTAATSTAGDILSGKTAWVNGLLVTGNMPNHGAPSTVLTSRNKTVNFPAGYYDAFTVSTDYTSIPGTIEYHHHVHSLTSSTEEVINDSLAQNSVSGQYADNYQAANSGGCFTKLQYTGHQHTSSCQLRRGEIKIDWGESGSGDGWFRYVWKCSKCGEFMDCWTQSSGSDWTGKWHTCGGYDCGNSPKNINPVYVRTCDRENGELTKVEIIYD